Proteins encoded within one genomic window of Tigriopus californicus strain San Diego chromosome 12, Tcal_SD_v2.1, whole genome shotgun sequence:
- the LOC131891591 gene encoding uncharacterized protein LOC131891591 (The sequence of the model RefSeq protein was modified relative to this genomic sequence to represent the inferred CDS: added 186 bases not found in genome assembly): MGKHSHHKKTSKHSNFFDKWGGIDNEPKFIELPDDFGDTSSEEGHNVDGEDLKKNKHHSKEERSKNKEDSKHGKGKGGPEKDDSKTTPTKNDEKESKKHHSPHHSQHTEHEHGKHGKPGKSKEDQHEKKEREESKKGHEAHKTDQEGPKKMTGHHENEQDNLKKEHESWAKDQEELKRGQEHHEGEFQELKKGTKHHSQRKENEDHQQKKHEHHHHENEHNGIKKEHGHEKKELTKEHEPSKKGEHDHGKRETHTHHHQSNQGDKKTHFEEPAQSPPNSKVKQGSTQSNSNIQGKGQLPTKNGTQDNLPKPQGDCEVCGHLAKLFCSACKHVFYCTKEHQKKHWRNHKEDCPSLKKLPYRVERNDKLGRHLVATMDIPAGTHFLNESPMVLGPRQLSKPVCLGCHKELTDPQATIKCSRCQWPLCSRKCEDSKSHEAECRLIKYGGSKVKVDSFGQVNMMYACITVLRALALQDGPQEVWKDYTRFESHLDKRMKTEIYTKVNKEKVVYFIHYFLKLINKFSDLEILETCGRLDTNCFEIKQNGLNLRAMYRTACIISHDCKPNTKHTFDPDHSINMYSTVNIAKGSIISASYTQTIWSTLNRREHLYMSKCFWCMCERCQDPTEFGTYLSCYNCITCGGRVLPENPLDNEASWSCETCCEAMTATDVKEIYTRVTSELKEVDRSDPDCLERFMLEQAPILPDSNQLIREIQFGLVCLLKVANPEWLTHHHLLRKAFLSKDLLNVANQLEPGLSKWRGQLLFEMQSSNVVLAQRALNENKITGFQAKEIFEENLKHLTEAVSILQVEPDEKEKLHDELKALSKAMDEVESAV; this comes from the exons ATGGGCAAACATAGCCATCACAAAAAGACTTCAAAACACtcaaatttctttgacaaatggGGAGGAATCGACAACGAACCCAAATTTATTGAACTTCCTGACGATTTTGGCGATACAAGCTCGG AGGAGGGACATAATGTAGACGGTGAAgacttgaaaaagaacaagcACCATTCTAAAGAGGAGAGATCAAAGAACAAAGAGGATTCCAAACATGGTAAAGGAAAAGGGGGGCCTGAAAAGGACGATTCAAAGACTActccaacaaaaaatgacgaaaaagagtcgaaaaaGCATCATTCGCCGCATCATAGCCAACATACAGAGCACGAGCATGGTAAACATGGTAAGCCAGGAAAAAGTAAAGAAGATcaacatgaaaagaaagaacgcGAAGAGTCAAAAAAAGGGCACGAGGCTCATAAAACGGATCAAGAAGGGCCGAAAAAAATGACTGGACATCATGAAAATGAGCAggataatttgaaaaaagagcaTGAAAGTTGGGCAAAGGATCAAGAAGAATTGAAAAGGGGACAGGAACACCATGAAGGGGAATTCCAggaattaaaaaaaggaactaaACATCATTCCCAAAGGAAGGAAAACGAAGATCATCAGCAAAAGAAACATGAGCACCATCACCATGAAAACGAGCACAATGGAATAAAGAAGGAACACGGGCATGAAAAGAAGGAACTAACAAAGGAACACGAGCCCTCTAAAAAGGGGGAGCACGATCATGGCAAAAGAGAAACCCACACACACCATCATCAATCAAACCAAGGCGACAAAAAAACTCACTTTGAAGAACCTGCTCAATCGCCTCCAAACTCCAAAGTTAAACAGGGGTCCACTCAAAGCAATAGCAATATTCAAGGGAAGGGACAATTGCCAACCAAGAATGGAACTCAAGACAATCTTCCAAAGCCCCAAGGGGATTGCGAGGTGTGCGGCCACCtggcaaaattgttttgctcAGCTTGCAAGCATGTGTTCTATTGCACCAAAGAGCATCAAAAGAAACATTGGAGGAACCACAAAGAGgattgtccaagtctgaaaaAACTGCCTTACAGG GTGGAGAGAAATGACAAGCTTGGGCGCCATCTAGTGGCGACAATGGATATCCCTGCAGGCACCCATTTCCTTAATGAATCACCAATGGTTTTGGGACCACGACAATTGTCTAAACCAGTTTGTTTAGGTTGCCATAAAGAGCTGACAGATCCTCAGGCCACAATCAAGTGCTCCAGGTGCCAATGGCCATTGTGCTCAAGGAAATGCGAAGACAGTAAATCCCATGAGGCTGAGTGCCGATTAATCAAATATGGAGGCAGCAAG GTAAAAGTGGATTCGTTTGGCCAAGTAAACATGATGTACGCCTGCATCACTGTTTTGAGGGCTTTGGCCTTGCAAGATGGCCCACAAGAGGTGTGGAAGGACTACACAAGGTTCGAGTCCCATTTGGACAAAAGAATGAAGACGGAAATCTATACCAAA GTAAACAAGGAGAAGGTTGTCTACTTTATTCATTACTTCCTGAAACTCATCAACAAGTTCAGTGACCTCGAAATTTTGGAGACATGCGGTCGATTGGATACGAACTGTTTTGAGATTAAGCAGAACGGCTTGAACCTCAGAGCAATGTATCGGACAGCTTGCATCATCTCCCATGATTGCAAACCAAATACAAAGCACACGTTTGATCCGGACCATTCCATCAACATGTACTCCACAGTCAATATTG CTAAGGGTTCAATCATCAGTGCCAGTTACACCCAAACCATTTGGAGTACCCTGAATCGCAGAGAGCACTTGTACATGAGCAAGTGCTTTTGGTGCATGTGTGAGCGTTGCCAAGATCCAACAGAATTTGGAACTTACCTCTCTTGTTACAATTGTATCACGTGTGGAGGCAGGGTCCTCCCTGAAAACCCATTGGACAATGAAGCATCGTGGAG TCTCCTGAAGGTGGCCAATCCCGAGTGGTTGACCCATCATCACCTGCTTCGAAAAGCTTTTCTGT CCAAGGATCTTCTGAACGTGGCTAATCAATTGGAACCCGGGTTGAGTAAATGGAGAGGCCAACTCTTGTTTGAGATGCAATCCTCCAATGTTGTTCTGGCTCAACGAGCTTTGAACGAGAACAAAATCACTGGCTTCCAAGCCAAG gaaatttttgaggaaaatCTCAAGCACCTCACTGAGGCAGTGAGCATCCTTCAAGTGGAAcctgatgaaaaagaaaaattgcacGACGAGCTCAAAGctctttcaaaagcaatggaCGAAGTTGAATCGGCTGTCTGA